The window AACGCACAGGTGGGGACTGGCAAAAGGTTTGTAATATGGCTATCATCCATGACGGTCAAATAAATATGGCACACTTGGCTGTTATTGGTAGCAGCTCTGTAAATGGGGTTTCAAAACTTCATACAGAGATTTTAAAAAATGAAGTTTTGAAATGTTTTTACACGTTATACCCAGAAAAATTTAATAACAAAACAAATGGTATTACCCACAGAAGATGGCTTGTTGAAGCAAACCCAGATTTGGCAAGGCTTATCTCTGAAACTTTGCAGACAGACAGGTGGATAAAAGAGCCTATGCTCATGCTTAGATTCAAAGATTTTGCAGAAGATAAGCTCACACAGGAGCTTGTCGCGAATATTAAATTTAACAACAAGGTCAAACTTGCCAAGTATATAAAAGAAAAATACAACATCATAGTTGACCCGCGCTCAATATTTGACGTGCAGGCAAAAAGGCTTCACGCATACAAGCGCCAACTTCTGAACGCTCTTCATATTTTGCATCTTTACAATATGTTAAAAGAAAATTCCAGCTTGGATATTTATCCGCGAACCTTTATCTTTGCAGCAAAAGCAGCACCTGGGTATATTCTTGCAAAAAAGATTATAAAACTCATAAATTCTATTGCTGAAAAGGTCAACAAAGACCCAGATGTAAAAGATAAGTTAAAGGTTGTATTTTTAGAAAACTACTGCGTGTCCTTAGCAGAAAAGATTATTCCTGCAGCTGATGTCTCAGAGCAAATCTCAACAGCCTCAAAAGAAGCATCTGGCACTGGCAACATGAAGTTTATGATGAACGGCGCAATTACTATTGGAACTTTAGACGGCGCAAATGTTGAAATAAAAGAAGCAGTGGGTGATGAGAATATCGTGATATTTGGACTTTTGGCAGAAGAGGTCTTGGACTACTATAAAAATGGCGGTTACAGTAGTAGTCAGCTTTACCAAAAAGATTTGAGAATCAGAAGGCTCATTGACCAATTAATCGGAAACTTTTTTGACGTGCCATCTGGTGAGTTTATGGATATTTATAATCACTTGATAACATATAACGATGAATATTTTGTATTGAAAGATTTTGACTCTTATCATGAGGCTCAAATGAAGATTGATAAGCTTTATAGAGACACAAAACGCTGGCGAAAAATGATGATAATTAACATAGGTGCATCTGGAATTTTTTCAAGCGACAACACAATTCAAAAGTATGCCGATGAAATCTGGCATATAAAAAGAGTTGAAATTCCTGATTAATTTTCTAAAAATAGATATGGGCAGGCTTACTTTCTGTGCCTGCCCATATTTTGGGTAATTAAAATCCAATAGCTTTCAAAAACTCATTTGCTATAATCGTATGTCCTGTTAAATTCGGATGAATTCTGTCAAGCGCAAGTGCATATGAATGATAGTATTTTAAAAATCTATCGAAAGCCTCTTGAACATCCACAAAAATGGCACCATGTTTTTGTGCTATTTCTTTCATTGCAAACCTGTATTCATCCATTTTCTTTCTCATTGCATCTTCTTTATTGTCCTCTATAATAAATGGTGACATCAAAACAAGCCCTTTTAAGTTTGACTTGGTCAAGTTTATAAGCTCCTCCAAAGTAGACTTGTACTCATCCAAATATACGTGACATTCAGGAATAAGTGGATTATCAAACTGTCTCCAAACATCATTTATACCTATCATGATAGAAAGCCAGTCAGGTTTTAAATCTAAAACATCTGTCTGCCAGCGTGCTCTGAGATGCCTTACTGTATCTCCCCCAACACCCATATTGATAACTCTTATTCCGCTTTCTGGGTACTTTGCAAGAATCTGTGCTTGTACAATAGAAACATATCCGTTGCCAAGGTTATTCCAGTGAAGACCTTCTCCAACAGGTCTTGCCCTGCCACAGTCTGTAATTGAATCGCCAATAAAAAGAAGTTTGCTTCCATTTTCAATCTTCATTTTTTACTTACCCACCTTCTTTTGTAATTTTACATTTCACAGCTGCTTTGCTAAAAGTGCAGCCCCTATTATACCAGCATCATTTCCCAAAACGGCAGGAATGATTTTTGGCATTGGAACCTGTTTGCAGTAGAATTTTTCATATACAAGCCTTCTCACAGGCTCTAAAAGATACTCTCCTTCTTTGCTAACTCCACCGCCAATACATATAACTTCGGGTTCAAATATATTGCAGATGTTTGCAAGGCCTTCAGCAAGGTATTTTACATACCTGTCAACAATTGCTGCACCAGTGCTGTCTCCCATTCGCTTTGCATCAAAAGCTGTTTTTGCATCAATCTTTGAAATATCGCCATTTACAAGTTTCATGATAGTACCATTGATATTTCTTGCTGCAGCCTCTCTTGTCATACGAATAAGGGCTGTTGCAGACGCATACGCTTCCCAGCACCCTTTTCGGCCACATGTGCACTGCTCACCGTCAACACAAATCACCATGTGCCCAAGCTCAGCACCTGCATGATGTGCCCCGGTGTATATTTTCCCATCGATTATAATTCCCCCGCCAATGCCAGTTCCCAATGTGATTGTAACAGAAATCCTTGTGCCTTTTGCACCACCTGCTATATATTCACCATATGCTGCACAGTTTGCATCGTTTTCTATGTTAACAGGCTTTGGAATATATTTTTGTATCTCTTCTCTCATAGGAACGTTTAAAAAAGCAATGTTGTTGCTGTAAAGAATCATGCCTTTTTCATTGTCAGGTGCACCTGGACTTCCAATTCCAACAGAATGAATATCATCAAGTGTAAGTCCACATTCCTTTACAAGATTTAAAGAAAGCTCAGCCATATCCTTCATAATCTCTGTATAATGTCTGTGAGCACCTGTTGGCACAGAACCTTTTTTTATAATCTTCCCTTCTTCATCCACAATGCCTGCTGCAATGTTTGTTCCTCCCAAGTCAATTCCTATGTAATACACCTTCTCTCTCCTTTCCAATTCTTAAGATTTTGATTTTATTATATCAACAAAAAGAAATTAAGTAAAATAGACTTTTTAGCCTTTATTTTTAGATATTTTACATAATAAGTTTGCATAAAAATTAAATATTTTTGTTAGCTACAAGAATTGTTTTTTTGATATTATAAAAAAAATCTGCAACATATATAGAGGAGAAGCTATGAAATTAATAGGCAAAATATTTGAAGCCTTTTTTAAATATTTTGTTTTAGTTCCTGCCCTTATTGGCTTTATTGGGGGTACTATTCTTTCCATTATTAACAAATCATTCGGTGGTTTGCTATTAATGCTAAGTGTTATAATTGTCTATTTGTTTTTACCCGAATTAGCATTGCTCATAGGAAGATATGGATTTGAAGAGATATGGAAACAATTTGTAGTTCAAGCAAAACCTGACTTTACAAGACCGTGGAAACTAACTAGAGTAGTATTATTAACATCCTTTTGCACAGCAATAATAATTTCTATTTTGAAAACAATCGAAACTAAAAACTTCTTCTATCTTTTTGGTATCCCAATTAGTGGTTTGTAGTTTTATCTGGTATTGATAGCAGATAAATTAATCCTTAAATTTATCTCAAACAAAAACCTGTAAAATAAAAATCCTAAGGGGACTGAGAAATTTGAGAAATAAAGTGTTTTCTAAAAGTTCTATAGTAAAACTTTTGAGAATATTTGTATGGGCAACACAAATTCTATTATTAATCTTTGGAATATATTTTTCAATAACCTCAAAGAATATGTTATTTATTGAAATATTTTTAATTGTTAGTATAAGCGGTATTTTATTTTTTGAAACCATTGTCAAAAATTTTACTACAAATATCCCTGTTAAACTTAAAGTGTGGAATATGTCCAAAATATCATGGTTTATAGCCTGCGCTATCATAGTTGTAGTATTAGTAAACTATGAACCTAAAATTTCAATGGATTATCTTCTGTTAGTAGTAAGCATAATAATCTTATCAATAGCAGCAATCTTCATAATTGATAAAAAAATGAAAAATCGGGACATAAAAAAGAGCTAATCAGTGTGTGAAAAAACACATCTGATTAGCTCTCTTTGTTTTTAAAGTAAAGTTTTCATCTTTACCTTCTCACAGCAATCTTATACTCTTTTCTGAACTTAAACTCCTCTTGCTTGCCTTTGTTCCAGCACTGAACGGGTCTGTAGTAGCCAACAACTCTTGAGTAAACCTCACACTCTTTGCCGCATGTCGGACAGCTAAAGTGTTCACCTGCAACATATCCATGGTCTGGGCATACAGAGAATGTCGGTGTTATTGTATAGTATGGAATTCTATAGTTATATGCAATCTTTTTGACTATCTCTTTGCAAACTTGAATATCATCAATCTTTTCACCAACAAACCCGTGCAAAACAGTTCCGCCTGTGTAGCGAATCTGAAGCTCTTCTTGATGGTCCAAAGCTGTGAATATGTCATCTGTATAGTCAACAGGAAGCTGGGTTGAGTTTGTGTAAAATGGCTCGTCCTTGCCTGATGTAATTATGTCCGGGAACATCTGCTTGTCTTTTCTTGCAAGCCTGTATGATGTTCCTTCTGCAGGTGTTGCCTCAAGATTGTAAAGAATACCTGTCTCTTCTTGGTACTTTCTTATTCTTTCTCTCATAAAGTCAAGCACTTTTATAGCAAACTTTCTTCCCTCTTTTGTATCAATTCCAACACCCATAAAGTTGAGCAGGCTTTCGTGCATACCAACAATTCCAATTGTATTAAAGTGGTTCTTCCAATACTCACCATAACGTGCATAGATGTCGCGCAGGTAAAATCTTGAATATGGATACAAACCTTTCTTGGTAAGATCTTCTAATACCTCTCTTTTTATTTCAAGGCTTGTCTTTGCAATGTCCATAAGTCTTGCTAATCTTTCAAAATACTCATCTTCAGACTTTGACAAATACCCTATTCTTGGCAGGTTAATTGTCACAACACCAATTGAACCAGTCAGCGGATTTGCGCCAAAAAGTCCCCCTCCACGTTTTCTGAGTTCACGGTTATCCAATCTTAACCTGCAACACATACTTCTGGCATCTTCAGGTTTCATATCTGAATTTACAAAATTGCTGAAATAAGGTAGCCCATACTTTGCTGTCATCTCCATTATCTTGTTTACAACCGGACTGTCCCAGTCGAAGTCTTTTGTGATGTTGTATGTGGGAATTGGGAATGAGAAAATTCTCCCTTTTGCGTCCCCTTCCATCATGACCTCAGCAAATGCCATGTTGAACATATCCATCTCGCGCTGAAATTCTTTGTAGGTCCTGTCCATAATCTGTCCGCCAATAATAACAGGCTCGTCCTTTAAAGTAGAAGGTGGAACTAAATCCAGTGTAATATTTGTAAACGGACTTTGGAAACCTACCCTTGTTGGCACATTTGTATTGAACACAAACTCTTGCAGAGCCTGTTTTACATCAGTGTATGTGAGCTTGTCGTAGTATATAAAAGGTGCAAGGTATGTGTCAAAGTTAGAAAATGCCTGTGCACCTGCTGCCTCACCTTGAAGTGTATAGAAGAAGTTTACAATCTGACCAAGAGCACTTCTAAAATGTTTTGCCGGCTTTGATGCAACCTTTCCTTCAACTCCTGTAAAACCGTTTAAAAGAAGGTCTCTCAAATCCCAGCCACAGCAGTATACCCCTAAAACTCCCAAATCATGAAGATGAAAATCACCGTTTATATGCGCCTCTGCAACCTCTTTTGGGTATATCTTGTTTAGCCAGTACTTTGAAATAACTGCCGTTGATATGTGGTTATTGAGCCCCTGAAGTGAATAGCTCATGTTACTGTTTTCATTGACTCTCCAGTCCATCTTTCCAATGTACTGGTCAACGGTGTTTTCAATGTCCAAAAACAAGTTTTTGAACTCTCTCATGTCTTGGTGCTGTTTCCTGTAGAGAATATAAGCCTTTGCTGTCTTTGCATGACCGTTTTCTATCAAAACCTTTTCCACTATATCCTGAATATCCTCTACATGCGGAATTGAATAGCCGAATTTTTGCTCTAAGATTTCAATAACTTGGTCTGTGAGCTTTTCAGCAATTGAGTAGTCGGAACCACCAACAGCCTTTGCTGCCTTAAAGATTGCATTTTCTATCTTTTTGCGGTCAAAATCAACAATTGTCCCATCCCTTTTCATTACCTTTGTTATCATCCTTATTTTCTCCTTTCGCAAACTTTTTTGAACCGGCAAACTTTTTATTGCAAACTACTATATATTGTGTAGATTATTTTTTCTCAACACAATATATTATATTCCAAGCCTATTTCCAAATCAATGGGGAACAAAAAATTTTTTAAAAAACAAAAGGCAGGCATATTCTAAAAAATTGGTGCCCACCTTTTACTCAAGCCATTTCAATTGCATTTTTAGGACATACCAGTCTGCAGCTTTCGCATTTTATACAGTTAACACTTTCAATGTTTCCATTTTCTTTGAAATAACAAACCTCTACTTCCATCGGACAATTTTTGTTGCAAAGCTTGCAGCTTATACATTTTTGTGCATCTATCTTGAGCACTCCTCTTTTTTTGCCCACAACTCCGCTAACTGTCCCCATCGGACATAAAACACACCATGTCCTTGCTCTAAATAAAATTCCTAAAATTATTGCAATCAAAGTTGTAACCCATAAAAGCATCACAACACCTTTCCCAAATCTCTCTAAATCTCCCCCGCTTAAAATAGCATTTGCACTCATCATCACAACAAAAAATGTAAGCATAAATGCTTTTGCAACCTTTGACTTTAAAACTGCAGGAATATTTTTATTAAAGCTTGCTTTTGCAACAAACTCATCTAAAAACACTCCTCTCGGACAAAACCTGTAGCACCAGTACCTTCCTTTGTAAAAGCTTAGCAAAACACTACCTGTCATACATACAAATGCAAATAAGCCTATTTTTGGATAAAAAAGTCCTACTACTAAAACTCCAAAAAATACAAAAAACAAAAACATCCTTTCAATGCGACTTTTGTCCAAATTCAATCTTTTTTTATTTTTTCTTTTCAGTATTTCCATGTCAAATACCCCCTTACATTTTTCTTTTGTATCATATGCATTCCAGGTATTTTTTATACCATGGGTAGGTATTGTATGTCAATTAGAAAGCCTTTATGAAATTTGCTAATAAATGTGAAAAATAAATTTTCTAAATTGCACAATCAGTTTATCTTTGCTGTAAATTTCGAAACTAAATTACACTTTCATAAATCTGATGTTTTATGTTAAAATATCACTAAATCCAATTTGGACTTTATAAACTCGATTAAAGCAAATCAATATTGTTAATAAATCATATCAGTCAGAATACTATACGATGTTACACTAAATCTTGAGGGAGGGGTTCTCGGTGGAAAGCTTTATTCAGAACATGTTTGCAGACAGAATTGGCGGAAGCAAATTTGGTAAAGAAACAGTACTTTACAAGTTTGAAAAAATTAAAAGGGCAAAGGCAAAAGCAAAAGAGCTTCACCCTGACATGCAGCTTATTGATATGGGTGTCGGTGAACCTGATGAAAAAGCTGATATGGGTATAATTGGAACGCTTGCCTATGAGGCAGGAAAAGATGAAAACAGAGGATATGCTGACAATGGAATTTATGAATTTAAAGTAGCAGCTGCCAAATACTTAGAAAGAGTGTACGGCGTCAAGGGTATTAACCCTGATACAGAGGTAAACCACGCGATTGGTTCAAAGTCAGCCTTAGCACTTTTGCCCTATGCATTTATAAACCCTGGTGATGTAACAATAATGACTGTGCCAGGCTACCCTGTTTTAGGAACAATCACAAAATGGCTTGGTGGCGAAGTGTATAACGTACCTCTTTTGAAAGAGAATAATTTCCTGCCAGATTTGTCATCAATCCCGGCTGATATAAGAAAAAGGGCAAAACTTATGTATTTGAACTATCCTAACAATCCATGCGGTGCTGTTGCAACAAAAGAGTTTTTTGAAGAGGTGGTAAAATTCGCAATGGAAAACAACATAATAGTTGTGCACGATGCAGCATATGCAGCTTTGGTGTTTGACGGTTACAAGCCACTATCCTTCTTGTCGGTTGAAGGGGCAAAAGAAGTTGGTGTTGAGATTCATTCTCTATCTAAAGCGTACAATATGACCGGGTGGCGACTTGCATTTGTTGCAGGAAATGAGCTTGTTGTAAAGGCATTCGCAGCTGTCAAAGACAACAACGATTCTGGTCAATTCAAGGCTATACAAAAAGCAGGAATTTATGCACTTGAGCATCCTGAGATTACTGAGAAAATCAATGAAAAATATTCACGCCGTCATGACCTTCTTGTAAAAACATTGAGAGAACTTGGTTTTGATGCTCAAAAGCCAAAGGGGTCTTTCTATTTGTACGTTGAGATTCCAAAGGGCATTAAAAATGGCCGAAGGTTTGAGACAGCTGAAGAGTTTTCGGAATACTTAATCACAGAAAAGTGCATCTCAACAGTTCCATGGGATGACGCAGGACATTTTGTGAGGTTCTCTGTCACATTTGAAGCAAAGACACCTGAGGACGAAATAAGAGTTATGGATGAACTCAAAAGAAGACTTTCTGATGTGGAATTTGAATTTTAGGAGGTTTTTTTGATGATTGTTACAACAACTCCATCTATTGAGGGCAAAAAAATTGTGGAATATAAAGGAATTGTAAGCAGTGAGGTAATTGTCGGAGTCAATCTTGTAAAAGACTTTATAGCTTCTATCACAGACATATTTGGAGGAAGGTCTGGAACATATGAAAATGAGCTTATAAGAGCAAGAGAAGAAGCTTTGCAAGAACTTCAAAATAGGGCTGCAATGCTCGGTGCAAATGCAGTTGTTGGAATTGACATAGACTATGAAGTTTTGGGTGCAAATGGAAGTATGCTGATGGTTTCAGTTACAGGAACTGCAGTTGTTGTGGAATAACTCTTTAATAGGTGAGAAAAAATGAAGGATAAACTTTTAGTTGTTGACATCGGCAATACTAATATTGTGTTCGGTGTTTACAAAGGGAAAGATTTAATAGCAAGTTACAGGATGAAGACTGACAAAGAAAAGGCTGCTGATGAGTTTGGAATACTTATGACACAGATGCTTCTGTATAGCGGCATAAACCCACTTGATATAATGGATGTCATAATATCATCAGTTGTACCACCAATAATGTATTCATTCGAAAGAGCAATACAAAAGTATTTTGGAACAAACCCTATGGTGGTAGGTCCAGGCATCAAAACGGGACTAAACATAAAAACTGAAAACCCAAAAGAGGTTGGCTCAGATAGAATTGTCAATGCAGTTGCAGTAAACGAACTTTATGGAGGCCCTGCGGTAATAATTGATTTTGGAACAGCAACAACCTTCTGCGCCCTCTCAAGAAAATCAGAATACTTAGGTGGTGCAATTGCACCAGGCATTAAAATTTCGGCAGAGGCACTTTTCTCTCATGCAAGCAGGCTTCACAGAATAGAACTTCAAAAGCCACCAAATGTAATTGGTAAAAATACAGTACATGCCATGCAGTCAGGTATCATCTATGGTTATGTTGGTCTTGTGGATTACATGGTGGAAAGGATAAAAGAAGAAATGGGTGAAATAAACGCAAAAGTTATTGCAACAGGTGGTCTTGCAAGGCTTATTGCTGAAGAATCAAAAACAATTCAGATTGTAAACCCAATCTTGACATTAGAAGGCCTAAGGATAATATACTATAAAAACAAACAGGTATCAGTTTAGAAATGAATAAAAAAAATAAACACGGGGCAATAAAACCTTAAAAAAACAGCAGGTTTTGTTGCCCCTTCTTTTTATATCTGTTTTTCAAGCCATCTAATAAAATCATAGTGAAATTCTTTTTCTGCAATAACTTCATGAAGCTTGTTTGTAAATGCTTTCTCAGACCAGCTCTTTTTGCCATTATAATATCTGTTGCATGTTTTCCAATATCTGTATGGAAAAAGTAGAATTATATAGACAAGTTCAAGCTCGTCTTTGTTCAGTGGCGATACATTTGAATACCAGTTTAAAATACTTTCACCTGTTTTTATATCCCAGTGAATCCTTTTTAACACTTTTTGCATAAAGCTTGTGAGGTCAATTATTCTAAGGTCATAGGTAAGATAATCAAAGTCTATAATATATACATCTCCATCGTGAGTGTAAAGAATATTGTGATAAGAGTAATCTCTATGAATGAATCCCCTTTTTTCTCTCGCCTCATCACAAAGTTTTAAGTAACTTGAACTTTTAAGTTTTTCAAGCGCTTCCTTTGCAAGGTCAAAATAATATGAGTATGTAAATAAATATTCATAATCAAAAGTACTCTTTTTCTTCTCTGCCATTTTTCTCATACGCAAAAATTCATTGCAGCGCTTTTCAAACTTAGTCAAAAGTTTCCCCAAATCATCTCTCACCCTTGCACCTTCTGGAACATTTGTATAACCTATTGATGCTTCGTGCATCATAGCAAGTTTTTCTGTCGCAGCTTTCAGTTCTATCGGGTTTTCAAGTTCACACTCTCTTGCATCAATCCAATCTGTTAGTACATATATTTCATCACCTAACATAACATAAGGCAAGCCTTCCTTGCTTAAATTAAACCTGTCAATGTCTATAAATCCCCTCGAAACAAGGTGTTCTTTTCCACCGTGAATAAACAGAAGCGTTTCTATCGAATAGTCTATCTTTTTAAAACACTTAAGTCCTCTGTCTGTTGAAAGAACTAAAATATCACGGATAGGCATAAAATAAAAAACTTCTATATCAAAAAATTGGGTTATCTCCTCTCTCAGAGCAATCATAATAAAAACACCTCCCATTAAAAACTATATGATTTTACTGCTTTTTTAATGCAGGGAGGCTA is drawn from Caldicellulosiruptor diazotrophicus and contains these coding sequences:
- a CDS encoding ROK family protein, whose translation is MYYIGIDLGGTNIAAGIVDEEGKIIKKGSVPTGAHRHYTEIMKDMAELSLNLVKECGLTLDDIHSVGIGSPGAPDNEKGMILYSNNIAFLNVPMREEIQKYIPKPVNIENDANCAAYGEYIAGGAKGTRISVTITLGTGIGGGIIIDGKIYTGAHHAGAELGHMVICVDGEQCTCGRKGCWEAYASATALIRMTREAAARNINGTIMKLVNGDISKIDAKTAFDAKRMGDSTGAAIVDRYVKYLAEGLANICNIFEPEVICIGGGVSKEGEYLLEPVRRLVYEKFYCKQVPMPKIIPAVLGNDAGIIGAALLAKQL
- a CDS encoding heavy metal-binding domain-containing protein; this encodes MIVTTTPSIEGKKIVEYKGIVSSEVIVGVNLVKDFIASITDIFGGRSGTYENELIRAREEALQELQNRAAMLGANAVVGIDIDYEVLGANGSMLMVSVTGTAVVVE
- a CDS encoding 4Fe-4S binding protein; amino-acid sequence: MEILKRKNKKRLNLDKSRIERMFLFFVFFGVLVVGLFYPKIGLFAFVCMTGSVLLSFYKGRYWCYRFCPRGVFLDEFVAKASFNKNIPAVLKSKVAKAFMLTFFVVMMSANAILSGGDLERFGKGVVMLLWVTTLIAIILGILFRARTWCVLCPMGTVSGVVGKKRGVLKIDAQKCISCKLCNKNCPMEVEVCYFKENGNIESVNCIKCESCRLVCPKNAIEMA
- a CDS encoding SGNH/GDSL hydrolase family protein is translated as MKIENGSKLLFIGDSITDCGRARPVGEGLHWNNLGNGYVSIVQAQILAKYPESGIRVINMGVGGDTVRHLRARWQTDVLDLKPDWLSIMIGINDVWRQFDNPLIPECHVYLDEYKSTLEELINLTKSNLKGLVLMSPFIIEDNKEDAMRKKMDEYRFAMKEIAQKHGAIFVDVQEAFDRFLKYYHSYALALDRIHPNLTGHTIIANEFLKAIGF
- a CDS encoding type III pantothenate kinase; amino-acid sequence: MKDKLLVVDIGNTNIVFGVYKGKDLIASYRMKTDKEKAADEFGILMTQMLLYSGINPLDIMDVIISSVVPPIMYSFERAIQKYFGTNPMVVGPGIKTGLNIKTENPKEVGSDRIVNAVAVNELYGGPAVIIDFGTATTFCALSRKSEYLGGAIAPGIKISAEALFSHASRLHRIELQKPPNVIGKNTVHAMQSGIIYGYVGLVDYMVERIKEEMGEINAKVIATGGLARLIAEESKTIQIVNPILTLEGLRIIYYKNKQVSV
- a CDS encoding CotS family spore coat protein, encoding MIALREEITQFFDIEVFYFMPIRDILVLSTDRGLKCFKKIDYSIETLLFIHGGKEHLVSRGFIDIDRFNLSKEGLPYVMLGDEIYVLTDWIDARECELENPIELKAATEKLAMMHEASIGYTNVPEGARVRDDLGKLLTKFEKRCNEFLRMRKMAEKKKSTFDYEYLFTYSYYFDLAKEALEKLKSSSYLKLCDEAREKRGFIHRDYSYHNILYTHDGDVYIIDFDYLTYDLRIIDLTSFMQKVLKRIHWDIKTGESILNWYSNVSPLNKDELELVYIILLFPYRYWKTCNRYYNGKKSWSEKAFTNKLHEVIAEKEFHYDFIRWLEKQI
- a CDS encoding ribonucleoside triphosphate reductase, which gives rise to MITKVMKRDGTIVDFDRKKIENAIFKAAKAVGGSDYSIAEKLTDQVIEILEQKFGYSIPHVEDIQDIVEKVLIENGHAKTAKAYILYRKQHQDMREFKNLFLDIENTVDQYIGKMDWRVNENSNMSYSLQGLNNHISTAVISKYWLNKIYPKEVAEAHINGDFHLHDLGVLGVYCCGWDLRDLLLNGFTGVEGKVASKPAKHFRSALGQIVNFFYTLQGEAAGAQAFSNFDTYLAPFIYYDKLTYTDVKQALQEFVFNTNVPTRVGFQSPFTNITLDLVPPSTLKDEPVIIGGQIMDRTYKEFQREMDMFNMAFAEVMMEGDAKGRIFSFPIPTYNITKDFDWDSPVVNKIMEMTAKYGLPYFSNFVNSDMKPEDARSMCCRLRLDNRELRKRGGGLFGANPLTGSIGVVTINLPRIGYLSKSEDEYFERLARLMDIAKTSLEIKREVLEDLTKKGLYPYSRFYLRDIYARYGEYWKNHFNTIGIVGMHESLLNFMGVGIDTKEGRKFAIKVLDFMRERIRKYQEETGILYNLEATPAEGTSYRLARKDKQMFPDIITSGKDEPFYTNSTQLPVDYTDDIFTALDHQEELQIRYTGGTVLHGFVGEKIDDIQVCKEIVKKIAYNYRIPYYTITPTFSVCPDHGYVAGEHFSCPTCGKECEVYSRVVGYYRPVQCWNKGKQEEFKFRKEYKIAVRR
- a CDS encoding glycogen/starch/alpha-glucan phosphorylase, with the translated sequence MIGGIKGLSKEELKEKIKQDFQRKIISLFAIDPKEATTYQQYLALGEVIKEYSFERWLQTNKYYKQNDVKQVYYFSIEFLLGKLLVNNLINLGIRDVCREALSELGITLEDIEEAEREPGLGNGGLGRLAACFLDSMASMGLAGHGNGIRYRYGLFEQKIQNGYQVEVPDNWLSEEYVWEVKRSDRACIVKFGGTVRFDIVDGKLKAFHENYEPVWAIPYDIPIIGYGCNTVNTLRLWSAEPFENVFDFASFSRGDYIKAVEYRYMVQSITQVLYPDDTNEQNRILRLKQEYFFVSAGVQSIIRSFKKRGKPIYELPNYVMIQINDTHPALVIPELMRILIDEEGLPWENAWDITTKTVAYTNHTIMVEALEKWPIDMVKTLLPRIYTIIEEINRRFCSEMLERTGGDWQKVCNMAIIHDGQINMAHLAVIGSSSVNGVSKLHTEILKNEVLKCFYTLYPEKFNNKTNGITHRRWLVEANPDLARLISETLQTDRWIKEPMLMLRFKDFAEDKLTQELVANIKFNNKVKLAKYIKEKYNIIVDPRSIFDVQAKRLHAYKRQLLNALHILHLYNMLKENSSLDIYPRTFIFAAKAAPGYILAKKIIKLINSIAEKVNKDPDVKDKLKVVFLENYCVSLAEKIIPAADVSEQISTASKEASGTGNMKFMMNGAITIGTLDGANVEIKEAVGDENIVIFGLLAEEVLDYYKNGGYSSSQLYQKDLRIRRLIDQLIGNFFDVPSGEFMDIYNHLITYNDEYFVLKDFDSYHEAQMKIDKLYRDTKRWRKMMIINIGASGIFSSDNTIQKYADEIWHIKRVEIPD
- a CDS encoding LL-diaminopimelate aminotransferase gives rise to the protein MESFIQNMFADRIGGSKFGKETVLYKFEKIKRAKAKAKELHPDMQLIDMGVGEPDEKADMGIIGTLAYEAGKDENRGYADNGIYEFKVAAAKYLERVYGVKGINPDTEVNHAIGSKSALALLPYAFINPGDVTIMTVPGYPVLGTITKWLGGEVYNVPLLKENNFLPDLSSIPADIRKRAKLMYLNYPNNPCGAVATKEFFEEVVKFAMENNIIVVHDAAYAALVFDGYKPLSFLSVEGAKEVGVEIHSLSKAYNMTGWRLAFVAGNELVVKAFAAVKDNNDSGQFKAIQKAGIYALEHPEITEKINEKYSRRHDLLVKTLRELGFDAQKPKGSFYLYVEIPKGIKNGRRFETAEEFSEYLITEKCISTVPWDDAGHFVRFSVTFEAKTPEDEIRVMDELKRRLSDVEFEF